The following are encoded in a window of Clostridium thermarum genomic DNA:
- a CDS encoding spore coat protein, with protein MNITLSTKERYLLEDEKSHEELCIKKYREYAGQASDPQLKDIFNNHANIEQEHLNTLNQLLNGQVPALNNQQGGNQQQQQQQPQQMQANSAQMQGASSNYNQKDKELCTDMLMTEKYVSSTYNTAIFEFRDPNVRDVLNHIQKEEQKHGEAIFKYMESKGMYTLQ; from the coding sequence ATGAATATTACATTATCTACAAAGGAAAGATATCTGCTTGAGGATGAAAAGAGCCATGAAGAGCTTTGCATCAAGAAGTACAGGGAATATGCAGGCCAGGCATCAGACCCACAATTGAAAGACATATTTAATAATCATGCTAACATCGAACAAGAACACTTAAATACTTTAAATCAATTACTGAACGGGCAGGTTCCTGCACTCAACAATCAGCAAGGTGGAAATCAACAGCAGCAACAGCAACAACCTCAGCAAATGCAAGCAAACAGTGCTCAGATGCAAGGCGCTTCTTCTAATTATAACCAAAAGGATAAGGAACTTTGTACTGATATGCTGATGACAGAAAAGTATGTTTCAAGTACATACAACACTGCCATATTTGAGTTTAGAGATCCAAATGTTAGGGATGTACTAAATCATATACAAAAAGAAGAACAAAAGCATGGAGAAGCAATTTTTAAGTATATGGAAAGTAAGGGTATGTATACCCTTCAATAG
- the trpA gene encoding tryptophan synthase subunit alpha encodes MNRIKAKFEELRQKGEKALITFITAGDPCLSATMDLVLAMEDAGADIVELGIPYSDPLADGPIIQESSQRALKAGANIKNIMGLVQDIRKRSEIPLIYLVYYNSVFKYGMKKFFHEARDGGLDGIIIPDLPLEEKQEIYDLTEGYGISLIPLVAPTSKERIKEIVAGGSGFVYCVSSPGVTGIRQNIDTDVQSYMNLVSKYTKLPKALGFGISNADMVNEYKNYCDGIIVGSAIVKKIAECSQVCEAVEAAAVFVKELKSAFKS; translated from the coding sequence ATGAATAGGATAAAGGCAAAATTTGAAGAACTTAGACAAAAGGGGGAGAAGGCACTGATTACTTTTATAACTGCGGGAGACCCATGTCTTTCTGCCACAATGGATTTAGTACTGGCAATGGAAGATGCTGGTGCTGATATTGTAGAGCTTGGCATTCCATACTCAGATCCCTTAGCTGATGGCCCAATCATTCAAGAATCCTCTCAAAGAGCCCTTAAAGCCGGTGCTAACATAAAAAATATTATGGGGCTTGTACAGGATATAAGGAAGAGAAGTGAAATTCCATTAATATATCTTGTTTATTATAATTCCGTTTTCAAATACGGCATGAAAAAGTTCTTTCATGAGGCTAGAGATGGAGGCTTGGATGGCATTATTATTCCGGACCTTCCCCTTGAAGAAAAACAAGAGATATATGATCTTACAGAAGGCTATGGAATTTCTTTAATACCACTGGTTGCACCAACTTCAAAGGAAAGAATAAAGGAGATTGTTGCTGGAGGAAGCGGTTTTGTTTACTGTGTGTCCTCACCCGGGGTTACCGGAATCCGTCAAAATATTGATACAGATGTTCAATCATACATGAATCTGGTTAGTAAATACACAAAACTACCTAAGGCTTTAGGCTTTGGAATATCTAATGCTGACATGGTTAATGAATATAAAAATTACTGTGATGGAATAATAGTCGGCAGCGCCATAGTTAAAAAAATAGCTGAGTGCAGCCAGGTTTGTGAAGCAGTGGAAGCGGCAGCAGTATTTGTAAAAGAGCTGAAAAGCGCTTTTAAATCCTGA
- the trpB gene encoding tryptophan synthase subunit beta produces MKGRFGKYGGQYVPETVMSAVLQLEREFYKAIEDEEFMSKYRYYLREYSGRETPLYFAENLTAKCGGAKIYLKREDLNHTGAHKINNVLGQILLAKRMGKKRVIAETGAGQHGVATATVAAMFGLECEIFMGETDINRQALNVFKMKLLGAKVTAVTTGSKTLKDAVNSAMRDWVARIEDTFYVVGSVMGPHPYPAMVRDFQKVIGEETRRQIIEKEGRLPDAVVACVGGGSNAIGIFYPFIEDKAVRLIGVEAAGEGLHTNKHAATLTKGALGIIHGMMTYVLQDEDGQILEAHSISAGLDYPGIGPEHAYLKDIGRAEYDAVTDEEAVKAFKELSSTEGIMPAIESSHAVAHAIKMASTLDKEKIIIVNLSGRGDKDIHTIAGLLGVSL; encoded by the coding sequence ATGAAGGGGAGATTTGGAAAATATGGTGGACAATATGTCCCTGAGACAGTGATGAGTGCAGTTTTGCAGCTGGAAAGAGAATTTTATAAGGCCATTGAAGATGAGGAATTTATGTCGAAGTATCGCTACTATTTAAGGGAATACAGTGGTAGAGAAACTCCCCTGTACTTTGCTGAAAATCTTACTGCAAAGTGCGGCGGAGCTAAAATATACCTGAAAAGGGAGGACTTAAATCATACCGGGGCTCATAAGATAAATAACGTTTTGGGGCAAATCCTGCTGGCAAAAAGGATGGGCAAGAAAAGGGTAATAGCGGAGACAGGTGCAGGCCAGCATGGAGTGGCCACCGCCACCGTAGCAGCCATGTTTGGCTTAGAATGTGAAATTTTCATGGGTGAAACAGACATAAATAGGCAGGCACTAAATGTGTTTAAAATGAAGCTCCTCGGAGCTAAGGTCACAGCAGTCACCACCGGCAGCAAGACACTAAAGGATGCGGTAAACTCTGCTATGAGAGACTGGGTGGCAAGGATTGAAGATACCTTTTATGTAGTGGGATCTGTGATGGGGCCACATCCTTATCCCGCTATGGTAAGAGACTTTCAAAAGGTTATTGGAGAAGAAACCAGAAGGCAGATTATTGAAAAGGAAGGAAGACTGCCGGATGCTGTAGTGGCCTGCGTTGGAGGCGGCAGCAATGCCATAGGAATCTTTTATCCATTTATAGAGGATAAGGCTGTGAGACTTATAGGAGTAGAGGCTGCCGGTGAAGGACTTCATACAAACAAGCATGCTGCAACGCTGACTAAAGGGGCCCTAGGAATAATCCACGGAATGATGACATATGTTTTGCAGGACGAAGATGGCCAGATACTTGAGGCCCACTCCATATCTGCAGGCCTTGATTATCCAGGTATAGGCCCGGAGCATGCTTACCTTAAGGATATCGGAAGGGCGGAATATGATGCTGTAACTGATGAGGAGGCGGTGAAGGCCTTTAAGGAATTATCTTCTACAGAAGGGATAATGCCTGCCATAGAAAGTTCCCATGCAGTAGCCCATGCTATAAAGATGGCGTCGACTTTGGATAAGGAAAAGATAATCATCGTAAACCTCTCAGGAAGAGGAGACAAAGATATTCATACCATAGCAGGCCTGTTGGGGGTGTCACTATGA
- a CDS encoding phosphoribosylanthranilate isomerase — MTKIKICGLSRKTDIEYVNKLKPDYIGFVFAESRRKVTVDQAEDLRKGLDKGIKTVGVFVDEPLGSLIYISERLRLDVIQLHGNEDFPYIKQLSAYEIWKSIGISGFEDLKRMEDQPVETILVDSKVPGALGGTGQSFDWSLLDGTSHRKKIILAGGLNPQNVSEAIKQVKPFAVDVSSGVESGGIKDFYKIEEFIRKVRNI; from the coding sequence ATGACAAAGATTAAAATATGTGGACTAAGCCGTAAAACTGACATAGAGTACGTAAATAAACTAAAACCTGACTATATAGGCTTTGTATTTGCCGAAAGCAGACGAAAGGTCACAGTGGATCAGGCTGAGGATTTGAGAAAAGGGTTGGATAAAGGAATAAAAACCGTGGGGGTCTTTGTGGATGAACCCTTAGGAAGTCTCATTTATATTTCTGAAAGGTTAAGGTTAGATGTGATTCAGCTACACGGAAATGAGGATTTTCCATATATAAAACAGCTTTCAGCCTATGAGATCTGGAAGTCCATTGGTATAAGCGGATTTGAAGACTTAAAGAGGATGGAAGATCAGCCTGTGGAAACTATACTGGTGGACAGCAAGGTTCCTGGTGCACTTGGTGGAACAGGTCAGAGCTTTGACTGGAGCCTGTTGGATGGTACAAGTCATAGAAAGAAAATTATTCTGGCAGGTGGATTAAACCCTCAGAATGTAAGTGAAGCCATAAAGCAGGTAAAGCCCTTTGCTGTGGACGTATCCAGTGGCGTGGAGTCTGGCGGGATCAAAGATTTTTATAAAATTGAAGAATTTATTAGAAAGGTGAGAAATATATGA
- the trpC gene encoding indole-3-glycerol phosphate synthase TrpC: MILEDILAHKKKQVEEEKRMIPIKKLMEACDLQPIRDFKKALCTDTMAIIGEVKKASPSKGIIVETFNHRQIASIYEEIPVDALSVLTERQFFKGCDEYLTEVKVLVSKPVLRKDFIIDEFQLYHAKAIGADAVLLISSILKGKLKDFYVLAKNLGLACVTEVHTREEAEEALEAGCDIIGINNRNLKTFEVDLKTTEDIRRYIPKGIVTVSESGIKASEDIKYLRSLDIDAVLIGETFMRYINEGRSIIEFIKSSKGLQR, translated from the coding sequence ATGATTTTAGAGGATATCCTTGCTCATAAGAAGAAACAAGTGGAAGAAGAAAAGAGAATGATACCTATAAAAAAGCTTATGGAAGCTTGTGATTTACAACCAATAAGGGATTTTAAAAAGGCACTATGCACAGATACCATGGCTATAATTGGAGAGGTCAAGAAGGCATCCCCTTCTAAGGGGATTATAGTGGAAACTTTTAATCACAGGCAAATAGCCAGTATATATGAAGAAATTCCGGTGGATGCCCTGTCGGTTTTGACGGAAAGACAATTTTTTAAGGGATGTGATGAATATTTGACAGAGGTAAAGGTACTAGTTTCAAAGCCTGTACTGAGAAAGGACTTTATCATAGACGAATTTCAGCTTTACCATGCTAAAGCTATTGGGGCCGATGCAGTACTTTTAATTTCATCAATCTTAAAGGGCAAGCTGAAAGACTTTTACGTCTTGGCTAAAAATCTGGGGCTGGCATGTGTTACGGAGGTCCACACAAGGGAAGAAGCAGAAGAAGCCCTAGAGGCAGGCTGTGATATCATCGGAATAAACAATAGAAATCTCAAAACCTTTGAAGTAGATCTCAAAACTACTGAGGATATAAGACGTTATATTCCTAAAGGAATAGTAACGGTATCAGAAAGTGGTATTAAAGCTTCCGAAGACATAAAATACCTGAGATCCCTAGACATAGATGCAGTGCTTATAGGAGAAACCTTTATGAGGTATATTAATGAGGGTAGGTCCATTATAGAATTTATCAAGTCTTCTAAGGGGCTGCAGAGGTGA
- the trpD gene encoding anthranilate phosphoribosyltransferase produces MLGEALKKLVAKEDLTVQEAEGAMMDIMSGKSTDAQIAAFLIALRMKGETVEEITGCAKAMISNALPFELSVKEDGTPCYAIDTCGTGGDGGRTFNVSTAVALVAAASGVKVAKHGNRTVSGKSGSADVLKELGFNIIMEISSSQACFELTGMAFLFAQKYHVAMKNAAPVRSELALRTIFNILGPLTNPAKIKGQVLGVFDGALTHTLAEVLLRLGRERAMVVHGLDGLDEITTTGDTLVSELKDGKITDYTINPEKYGLPLSTMEDLRGGEPRENAEIIINILKGEKGPKRDLVVINTAAALYTAKVVTGVKEGVSAAEELIDSGRAFKKYLELLEFNRRVTA; encoded by the coding sequence ATGTTAGGTGAGGCATTAAAAAAGCTTGTAGCTAAAGAAGATTTAACGGTGCAAGAGGCAGAAGGGGCAATGATGGATATAATGTCTGGAAAATCAACTGATGCACAGATAGCAGCCTTCTTAATAGCTCTTAGGATGAAGGGAGAAACCGTGGAAGAAATAACCGGCTGTGCCAAGGCTATGATAAGTAATGCCCTTCCCTTTGAATTAAGTGTTAAGGAAGATGGGACACCCTGCTATGCCATAGACACCTGCGGTACCGGCGGTGACGGGGGAAGGACCTTTAATGTATCTACTGCTGTGGCCTTGGTGGCTGCCGCTTCAGGGGTAAAGGTAGCCAAACATGGAAACAGGACGGTGTCAGGAAAAAGCGGCAGTGCTGATGTGCTCAAAGAGCTGGGCTTTAATATCATTATGGAGATATCATCTTCACAGGCATGTTTTGAACTTACCGGTATGGCTTTCCTCTTTGCTCAAAAATATCATGTGGCTATGAAAAATGCAGCCCCCGTAAGAAGTGAGCTGGCCCTGAGGACAATTTTCAACATCCTGGGACCATTGACAAATCCAGCTAAAATTAAAGGTCAAGTACTTGGAGTCTTTGATGGAGCCTTGACCCATACCCTTGCAGAGGTTTTATTAAGACTTGGGAGAGAAAGAGCGATGGTAGTTCATGGATTAGACGGTTTAGATGAAATAACTACTACCGGAGACACCTTGGTAAGTGAATTAAAAGATGGCAAAATAACAGATTATACCATAAATCCTGAAAAATACGGCTTACCCCTGTCAACCATGGAAGACCTGAGAGGTGGAGAACCACGGGAAAATGCTGAGATTATTATCAATATTCTTAAGGGAGAAAAAGGTCCTAAGAGGGACTTGGTGGTTATAAATACCGCTGCAGCCCTATATACAGCCAAGGTTGTAACGGGGGTTAAAGAAGGAGTTTCCGCTGCAGAGGAACTCATTGACAGTGGCAGAGCTTTTAAAAAATATCTGGAATTATTAGAGTTTAACCGGAGGGTTACCGCATGA
- a CDS encoding anthranilate synthase component II: MILIIDNYDSFTYNLYQYVGQYHKNIFVVRNNQVTVEKILELKPDGIILSPGPGRPEAAGICVDLIKQAAGVIPILGICLGHQAIACAFGGNIVRAADIVHGKVSKITNDGKYLFKGLQPILKVMRYHSLVVEKASLPKELIVTAETEDGTIMAIRHRKHAIFGLQFHPESILTDKGKEMIRNFLEEICYVR, from the coding sequence ATGATTTTAATAATCGACAATTATGATTCTTTTACTTATAACCTCTATCAATATGTTGGTCAGTATCATAAAAATATCTTTGTAGTGAGGAACAATCAAGTGACCGTAGAGAAAATTCTGGAGTTAAAACCGGATGGAATAATACTATCTCCCGGTCCTGGAAGGCCGGAAGCGGCAGGAATATGTGTGGACTTGATAAAACAAGCAGCTGGTGTGATACCAATTTTAGGGATATGTCTTGGTCACCAAGCCATTGCCTGTGCTTTTGGCGGCAATATAGTAAGAGCTGCAGACATAGTGCATGGAAAGGTTTCAAAGATAACAAATGATGGGAAATATCTTTTTAAGGGTCTGCAGCCTATTCTAAAGGTTATGAGATACCATTCCTTAGTTGTTGAGAAAGCCTCCCTTCCCAAGGAACTTATCGTTACGGCTGAGACTGAAGACGGGACTATTATGGCAATAAGACATAGGAAACATGCGATTTTTGGCCTGCAATTTCATCCTGAATCTATACTTACGGACAAGGGGAAGGAAATGATTAGAAATTTCTTGGAGGAGATTTGTTATGTTAGGTGA
- the trpE gene encoding anthranilate synthase component I translates to MVNISEAEFNGLKSKGFTFPLQKEINADELTPISIFNSLVGKNKCLLESSYGFGSSGRYSFISMDPYMAVKGQENLTLVEDGTQVKKYRTDVITVVRKILKQKYRTAGLKVPFIGGAIGYVSYDYIKNYEVLQDTYQDKNGIPETCFLFYKTVICYDHMKHTLAVIYNVQPESCEDYNCVLQKLDEQIKSIRSNSVSVPLSEKGEVQKIESNLTKEQFCELVERAKEYIRSGDIFQVVLSQRFKVTQTASAFEVYRRLRSKNPSPYLFYIDFNDFQVVGSSPESLVSLRGKRVTTNPIAGTRPRGKSDEEDLQFKEDLLSDEKERAEHVMLVDLGRNDIGKVSSFGSVKVDRFMEVDYYSHVMHIVTTVSGEIKEDKDCFDALMACAPAGTVSGAPKIRAMEIIDELENMRRGLYAGAVGYFSYDGNMDVCIAIRTIIFKNGAAYIQAGAGIVYDSDPEKEYEETINKARALIEVI, encoded by the coding sequence ATGGTTAATATTTCAGAAGCAGAATTTAATGGATTAAAAAGCAAAGGCTTTACCTTTCCCTTACAGAAGGAAATCAATGCTGATGAACTTACTCCCATTAGTATTTTTAATTCACTTGTGGGTAAAAACAAATGCCTGCTTGAGAGCTCCTACGGTTTTGGTAGTTCCGGCAGGTACTCTTTCATTTCAATGGACCCATATATGGCGGTGAAGGGTCAAGAAAATCTGACATTAGTTGAAGATGGAACACAAGTGAAAAAATACAGGACTGATGTCATCACTGTGGTAAGAAAAATATTAAAACAAAAATACAGAACAGCAGGACTAAAGGTTCCTTTTATCGGCGGTGCTATAGGTTATGTAAGTTATGACTATATTAAAAATTATGAAGTACTGCAGGATACTTACCAGGATAAAAATGGAATACCAGAGACCTGTTTCCTATTTTACAAAACTGTAATCTGCTATGATCATATGAAGCATACCCTAGCTGTGATTTATAATGTGCAGCCTGAAAGCTGTGAGGATTATAACTGTGTATTACAAAAACTGGATGAGCAGATAAAAAGTATAAGAAGCAACTCTGTAAGTGTTCCCCTAAGTGAAAAGGGAGAAGTACAGAAGATAGAGTCCAACTTAACTAAAGAACAGTTTTGTGAGTTAGTAGAGAGAGCAAAGGAGTATATTCGATCAGGTGATATTTTTCAGGTGGTATTGTCTCAAAGGTTTAAGGTAACACAGACTGCCAGCGCCTTTGAGGTTTACAGAAGACTACGTTCTAAAAACCCTTCACCCTATCTCTTTTATATAGATTTTAATGATTTCCAGGTTGTGGGGTCTTCGCCGGAAAGTCTGGTAAGCCTGCGGGGAAAGAGGGTTACAACCAATCCAATTGCCGGAACGAGACCTAGGGGAAAGAGTGACGAAGAAGATTTACAGTTTAAAGAAGACCTTTTAAGCGATGAAAAGGAAAGGGCAGAACACGTTATGCTGGTAGACCTGGGTAGAAATGACATAGGAAAAGTCAGCTCTTTTGGCTCTGTTAAAGTAGATAGGTTTATGGAAGTGGACTACTACTCCCATGTGATGCACATAGTCACCACCGTATCAGGAGAGATAAAGGAAGATAAAGACTGTTTTGATGCCCTGATGGCCTGTGCACCGGCAGGTACTGTGTCAGGTGCACCTAAAATAAGGGCTATGGAGATTATCGATGAACTTGAAAATATGAGGAGAGGGTTATATGCAGGAGCAGTAGGCTATTTCTCCTACGATGGAAACATGGATGTGTGCATCGCTATCAGAACTATTATTTTTAAGAATGGAGCAGCCTATATCCAGGCTGGAGCCGGTATTGTTTACGATTCTGATCCTGAAAAGGAATATGAGGAAACCATAAATAAAGCAAGGGCATTAATTGAGGTGATATGA
- a CDS encoding D-alanyl-D-alanine carboxypeptidase family protein, translating to MKKLSFVLSLIMTTMLITMPAEAVTSDELSIDPNCSYILIDSKSGQVLAENNADVKIRPASTTKILTAIVALEEGQFDKEVEVSQEAVFDIGDGGMNIGIMAGETNLTLDNMLNVMLVKSANEAANIIAENVAPSRAEFIERMNKRAAELGAVNTRFYNTNGMDDTEQFKNHLTTARDMAILARHAMTIPKFREIVKQEYYNELPATNKHKEWPDLRTTNKLLWGNNQYPYGPEEDNNKYTVIGIKTGYTSGAGFNLITTAVSEEGTELIAAVMNVKESNDAVINYTKQLYEYGFENYKTQAFVEKDQVLDTVNVMDSKDDGKLQLLASQSLEATLSIDKNLWNIQEEKDIMQDITAPVKQGEVLGSVEYKKDGILLGKVDLIAARGVERSFKASFKETAGNIFHGIFTSWIFRILVLIFVLLLVRKHIRRARYRKRRKRYMANRFK from the coding sequence ATGAAAAAACTAAGTTTTGTACTGTCCTTAATTATGACAACCATGCTGATTACCATGCCGGCTGAAGCCGTCACTAGTGATGAACTTTCCATTGACCCTAATTGTTCATATATACTTATAGATTCTAAATCGGGACAGGTTTTAGCAGAGAATAACGCTGATGTTAAAATACGTCCTGCTAGTACCACAAAGATATTAACAGCCATAGTAGCACTGGAAGAAGGGCAGTTTGATAAGGAAGTGGAGGTGTCACAGGAGGCTGTTTTTGACATTGGCGACGGTGGAATGAACATAGGAATAATGGCTGGAGAGACCAACCTTACCCTTGATAACATGCTTAATGTGATGCTGGTGAAATCTGCTAACGAGGCTGCTAATATCATAGCTGAAAATGTAGCCCCCTCAAGGGCTGAATTTATTGAAAGAATGAATAAAAGGGCTGCTGAACTGGGTGCTGTTAACACCCGATTTTATAATACTAACGGTATGGATGATACGGAGCAGTTTAAAAACCACCTTACAACGGCAAGGGATATGGCAATCCTTGCACGGCATGCTATGACTATACCAAAGTTCAGAGAGATTGTAAAACAGGAATACTATAATGAGCTGCCTGCCACTAATAAACATAAGGAATGGCCTGACCTAAGGACCACCAACAAGCTTCTTTGGGGGAATAATCAATATCCCTACGGTCCCGAAGAAGATAACAACAAATATACGGTCATTGGTATAAAAACAGGTTATACCAGTGGTGCCGGCTTTAATTTAATCACCACAGCCGTAAGCGAGGAAGGTACAGAACTTATAGCAGCGGTAATGAATGTAAAAGAGAGCAATGATGCCGTAATAAACTATACAAAGCAATTGTACGAGTATGGTTTTGAAAATTATAAAACTCAGGCTTTCGTAGAGAAAGATCAAGTGTTAGATACTGTTAATGTGATGGATTCTAAGGACGATGGCAAGCTTCAGCTGTTAGCTTCTCAGTCCTTAGAGGCAACCCTTTCCATCGACAAAAACCTCTGGAACATCCAGGAGGAAAAGGACATAATGCAAGATATAACTGCTCCGGTAAAACAGGGCGAGGTTCTGGGATCCGTAGAGTATAAGAAAGACGGGATATTACTGGGCAAGGTAGACCTAATTGCAGCAAGAGGCGTAGAGAGAAGTTTCAAGGCAAGTTTTAAGGAAACAGCAGGCAACATATTCCATGGTATTTTCACCAGTTGGATCTTTAGAATTTTGGTTCTCATTTTTGTCTTGCTGCTTGTTAGGAAACATATACGAAGAGCTAGATACAGGAAAAGAAGAAAAAGATATATGGCAAATAGATTTAAATAA
- a CDS encoding polysaccharide deacetylase family protein translates to MLSFNRNRKGYRNKKRKRLAVFGVMVGIILSFTTGALLYYKYGEKSGTENINTAGNRVEPETSTLKPVDNQADPSQNDDKIAENTHKPATEVDKPQETETPTNTDEQKDDTRKNTVPSAPEDGALKEYEIKFEDILKKDGVKNAFLTFDDGPTRKITPQILDILKSYNIKASFFVVGERVDSDPDLLKRAYEEGHAICLHSYSHDYDKLYNSEEFFIQDLDAVVTSVKNVLGEDFSTRIYRFPGGSSGDKKKPYRELLKEAGYYSVDWNALNGDAELIKKNGKSTTRNAEELVVRLKESMVQTGNPEDIVVLMHDATTKQATADALPEIIEYLQAQGYNFKTMR, encoded by the coding sequence GTGTTAAGCTTTAATAGGAATCGTAAAGGGTATAGGAATAAGAAACGTAAAAGGTTGGCAGTATTTGGAGTAATGGTTGGTATAATATTATCTTTTACAACCGGAGCCTTATTATATTATAAGTATGGGGAAAAAAGTGGTACAGAAAATATAAATACTGCTGGAAATAGGGTTGAGCCTGAAACAAGTACATTAAAACCGGTGGATAATCAAGCTGATCCCTCTCAAAACGATGATAAAATAGCTGAAAATACTCATAAGCCAGCAACAGAAGTGGACAAGCCTCAGGAAACAGAAACTCCGACTAATACAGATGAACAAAAGGATGACACACGCAAAAATACAGTGCCATCAGCACCTGAAGATGGGGCATTAAAAGAGTATGAGATTAAATTTGAGGATATCTTAAAAAAAGATGGAGTTAAAAATGCCTTTCTTACTTTTGATGATGGTCCAACAAGAAAGATTACTCCTCAAATATTAGATATTTTAAAAAGTTATAATATAAAGGCATCATTCTTTGTTGTAGGTGAAAGGGTAGATAGTGATCCGGATCTTTTAAAGAGAGCATATGAAGAAGGGCATGCTATTTGTTTACATAGTTATTCTCATGATTATGACAAACTGTATAACTCTGAGGAATTCTTCATACAGGACTTAGATGCTGTGGTAACCTCTGTAAAGAATGTTTTAGGAGAAGATTTCAGCACCAGGATTTACAGATTTCCGGGAGGCAGCAGTGGGGATAAGAAGAAACCATATAGGGAACTGCTGAAAGAAGCTGGATATTATTCCGTAGATTGGAATGCCCTTAACGGCGATGCGGAATTAATAAAAAAGAATGGTAAAAGCACCACTAGAAATGCAGAAGAGTTAGTGGTTAGACTTAAAGAGTCAATGGTACAGACAGGAAACCCAGAAGATATTGTAGTATTAATGCATGATGCTACTACAAAACAAGCTACAGCTGATGCTTTACCAGAAATAATTGAATACCTACAAGCTCAAGGTTACAACTTTAAGACCATGAGATAG
- a CDS encoding LCP family protein, with amino-acid sequence MKARTVRKSLSILIILSFIVIAFLLYIYNGLQKIRRVEIPQNYEELGIKPQAQAHATTGIRNIALFGIDIGRHPNDPPHSDSIIIVTIDSDRNKLKFTSILRDSYVEVEGHKKTKITEAYAYGGPALAIKTLNQNFNLDIKDYITVDFLGLAKIIDTLGGINIDVKEKEIKEINKWSKELYELKKLNPVYIKDSGLQKLNGIQAVAYCRIRKIGAGEFDRTRRQRQVLNALISNINEKGLTRLPSLIWEITPYVETNITTRDMLTTGTSILISSMDNIEQMRFPLDGYCKGEFITGVWYLTLQPDIETTALQLYDYIYKDIKPESREPLF; translated from the coding sequence ATGAAAGCAAGAACTGTGAGAAAGAGTCTCTCGATACTTATTATATTATCTTTTATTGTAATAGCCTTCTTACTGTATATATATAACGGACTTCAGAAGATTCGCAGAGTTGAAATACCACAAAACTACGAAGAACTTGGAATAAAGCCTCAAGCTCAAGCTCATGCAACTACCGGTATCCGCAATATTGCCCTCTTTGGCATCGACATTGGCCGACACCCTAATGACCCTCCTCATTCCGATTCTATTATCATTGTCACCATAGATAGTGATAGAAACAAACTGAAATTCACTTCAATTTTAAGAGACAGCTACGTAGAAGTAGAAGGTCATAAAAAAACTAAAATTACAGAGGCCTATGCCTATGGCGGACCAGCCCTGGCAATAAAAACCTTGAACCAAAATTTCAACTTAGATATTAAAGATTACATCACCGTAGACTTTTTGGGTCTTGCGAAAATCATAGATACCTTAGGTGGAATTAATATTGACGTAAAGGAAAAAGAGATAAAAGAAATCAATAAATGGTCTAAGGAACTTTATGAGTTAAAGAAGCTGAATCCGGTATATATCAAAGACAGCGGCTTACAGAAATTAAACGGAATACAGGCAGTCGCCTACTGCCGCATAAGAAAGATAGGCGCCGGTGAATTTGACAGAACCCGCCGACAGAGACAAGTTTTAAATGCCTTGATATCCAATATCAATGAAAAGGGGCTTACAAGGCTTCCATCATTAATTTGGGAAATCACCCCCTATGTGGAAACCAATATTACAACCAGGGATATGCTGACTACCGGAACCTCCATATTGATATCCTCTATGGATAACATTGAACAAATGCGCTTCCCCCTAGACGGTTATTGCAAAGGAGAATTTATTACAGGGGTTTGGTATCTCACCCTACAGCCTGACATAGAAACCACAGCCCTGCAGCTTTACGACTATATCTATAAAGATATAAAACCTGAGTCCAGAGAACCTTTATTTTAA